From one [Ruminococcus] lactaris ATCC 29176 genomic stretch:
- the rsmH gene encoding 16S rRNA (cytosine(1402)-N(4))-methyltransferase RsmH, with protein sequence MSQEQQTPHKRRVRYKGKYPKKFEEKYKELQPEKYQETVEHVIRKGNTPAGMHISIMVKEILDFLDIQPGQTGFDATLGYGGHTKAMLECLKGQGHIYATDVDPEESAKTKKRLEEQGFGEEILTVCLQNFCTIDEIAEKVGGFDFILADLGVSSMQIDNPKRGFSFKADGPLDLRLNQEKGISAAERLDTISREELAGMLYENSDEPYCEELAKAITDEIRRGNRIDTTTKLRNVIEKTLSFLPDNKEKKDIVKKTCQRTFQALRIDVNNEFEVLYEFMEKLPDALRPGGRVAILTFHSGEDKLVKKALKAGYKAGIYSDYAKDVIRPSAQECAKNGRARSTKMRWAVKA encoded by the coding sequence ATGAGTCAGGAGCAGCAGACACCGCACAAAAGGCGTGTGCGGTATAAAGGAAAATATCCGAAGAAATTCGAGGAAAAATACAAAGAGCTTCAGCCGGAAAAATATCAGGAGACCGTGGAGCATGTGATACGTAAGGGAAATACTCCTGCCGGGATGCATATTTCAATTATGGTAAAGGAAATACTGGATTTCCTGGATATTCAGCCGGGACAGACCGGATTTGATGCAACATTAGGATATGGCGGGCATACAAAAGCCATGCTGGAATGTTTGAAAGGACAGGGGCATATCTATGCTACAGATGTAGACCCGGAGGAATCGGCAAAGACGAAGAAACGACTGGAAGAGCAGGGATTCGGAGAGGAAATCCTGACGGTCTGCCTTCAGAATTTCTGCACGATTGATGAAATTGCAGAGAAAGTGGGTGGATTCGATTTTATTTTGGCAGATCTTGGCGTATCGTCCATGCAGATTGACAATCCCAAAAGAGGATTTTCATTTAAAGCCGATGGGCCTCTGGATTTGCGGCTGAATCAGGAAAAGGGAATCAGTGCAGCAGAGCGTCTGGATACCATCTCAAGAGAAGAACTTGCGGGAATGTTATATGAAAATTCTGATGAACCATATTGTGAAGAACTGGCAAAAGCGATCACGGATGAGATTCGCAGAGGAAACCGGATTGATACAACGACAAAGCTCAGGAACGTGATCGAGAAGACACTTTCTTTTCTTCCAGACAATAAAGAGAAAAAGGATATCGTAAAGAAAACCTGTCAGAGAACATTTCAGGCTCTGCGAATCGATGTGAATAATGAGTTTGAAGTTTTGTATGAGTTTATGGAGAAATTGCCGGATGCACTGCGTCCGGGCGGAAGAGTTGCAATCCTGACGTTTCATTCCGGTGAGGACAAGCTGGTAAAGAAAGCATTAAAAGCAGGTTATAAAGCAGGCATCTATTCTGATTATGCGAAGGATGTGATCCGCCCGTCCGCACAGGAATGTGCAAAGAATGGGCGTGCAAGATCGACGAAGATGCGTTGGGCGGTCAAGGCGTAA
- a CDS encoding MATE family efflux transporter: MKAMNNKKNVEHDFSKGSMIRNILSMAVPVTIAQAVQLLYNLVDRVYLGHIGQGADQALTGVGLVFPIISIVSAFTQLYSGGGAPLMSIARGAGEEEKALKLENVSFVLLILTGVVLMGVFYIFMKPILYLLGASDATYPVAASYLQIYLLGTLFIMISSGMNLFINAQGFGTMGMMTVCIGAVLNLFLDPLFIFVWKLGVRGAAIATVLSQMAGCMWVLWFLTGKKVQYPLQRKYMKLKDRKMILSILGLGLSGFIMCVTNSLSQIACNATLARWGGDLYVGAMTILNSVREIFNLAANGVAEGAKPVLGYNFGAKEYERVRKGIFVTCGMILSYMVLAWLTVHFFPSFLVGFFTSDKALAEIAAPALKLFFAGFFMMGFMFCGQATFVGLGFPKQAIFFSLLRKVVIVVPLTILLPYFMGVEGVFVAEPVSNYIGGIASFGTMLLTVMPILLGKKQKI, encoded by the coding sequence ATGAAAGCGATGAATAATAAAAAGAATGTTGAGCATGATTTTTCAAAAGGATCAATGATCCGGAATATTTTGTCCATGGCAGTTCCGGTCACGATTGCACAGGCGGTGCAGCTTTTATACAATCTGGTAGATCGGGTCTATTTAGGACATATCGGTCAGGGAGCAGATCAGGCTCTGACCGGTGTGGGGCTGGTATTTCCGATTATATCGATCGTGAGTGCATTTACGCAGCTTTATTCAGGCGGTGGAGCACCACTGATGTCTATCGCAAGAGGTGCAGGAGAGGAGGAAAAGGCATTAAAGCTTGAGAATGTAAGCTTTGTACTTCTTATTTTAACCGGAGTTGTATTGATGGGTGTCTTTTATATTTTTATGAAGCCGATCCTGTATCTTCTGGGAGCATCGGATGCAACTTATCCTGTGGCAGCATCCTATTTACAGATTTATCTGCTGGGGACACTTTTTATCATGATCAGTTCAGGGATGAATCTGTTCATTAATGCACAGGGGTTCGGGACAATGGGAATGATGACAGTCTGTATCGGGGCTGTTCTGAATCTCTTTCTTGACCCGCTTTTTATTTTTGTGTGGAAACTGGGAGTACGGGGAGCAGCGATCGCAACGGTTCTCAGTCAGATGGCAGGATGTATGTGGGTTCTGTGGTTTCTGACTGGGAAAAAGGTGCAGTACCCATTGCAGAGAAAGTATATGAAGCTAAAAGACAGAAAAATGATTCTTTCCATCCTGGGTCTGGGACTGTCAGGCTTTATTATGTGCGTTACGAACAGTCTGAGTCAGATCGCCTGCAATGCAACGCTGGCACGCTGGGGTGGAGATCTGTATGTCGGTGCGATGACGATTTTAAATTCGGTGCGTGAAATTTTCAATCTTGCGGCAAACGGTGTGGCGGAAGGTGCGAAACCGGTGCTTGGCTATAATTTCGGAGCAAAGGAATATGAGAGGGTCAGGAAAGGAATTTTTGTTACGTGCGGTATGATTCTGAGCTATATGGTGCTGGCATGGCTGACGGTTCATTTCTTCCCGTCTTTCCTGGTGGGATTTTTTACGTCTGACAAAGCACTGGCTGAGATTGCAGCACCGGCACTGAAACTCTTTTTTGCAGGATTTTTTATGATGGGATTTATGTTCTGCGGACAGGCGACATTCGTGGGGCTGGGATTCCCGAAGCAGGCAATTTTTTTCAGTCTGTTGAGAAAAGTTGTGATCGTTGTGCCATTGACGATATTACTCCCATATTTTATGGGAGTTGAGGGAGTCTTTGTTGCAGAGCCGGTCAGCAATTATATTGGTGGGATCGCAAGCTTTGGAACAATGCTTCTGACGGTGATGCCGATCCTCTTAGGTAAAAAGCAAAAAATTTAA
- a CDS encoding PucR family transcriptional regulator has protein sequence MEYTIEKLLAEEQWKQLNVIEGKESCKRKIEGIRIIEVPEMARYLTGGELLLTSLYVYRDCSAEEFYQYLIAFEEKHISGILLKEREQISEKEKKIKLLKTYCESKKIPLIEMPKKISFWVMISFVMNRIFTKDVARLRYFKLTQDNFNTLSFGRDITSSKTQDILELLSDMVDNPVTLYYSNLNCYVTSGGDHSRLELREDLEEYIPSVITKFSYMRQRKKGTGEIQYVIKISVMEEVEAYLVVTEKNRKLSAMDCMAIENAIITLQYGFVTEFVQNEIEKKYHRDIVHNVLSGMLGKEEMEEAANLLEIHSEEYYRVVTFYTFQKERGDMYTSEQLRETGIIEGEIMTLCPGQHVYRNIDQIVMIQRVDEKQKREVYLNKMEEMCAALQNAIRYRHKTEKIQVGIGKMVKGIYNLKDSYYEAKRAISYRDIAKVISGNENQTVTLYSDLGFFKLLGDIDDLNTLMDYIPESLQRLYSYNKPQRKDLILTLQTYLDNNQSLNKTAQALFIHYKTATYRIDKIGKMTGMDFKNPNEMLNVRIGLILYKMLEKAR, from the coding sequence ATGGAATATACGATTGAAAAATTGCTGGCAGAGGAACAATGGAAGCAGTTAAATGTGATTGAGGGTAAAGAGTCCTGTAAACGAAAAATTGAAGGCATCCGCATTATAGAAGTACCGGAAATGGCAAGATATCTGACGGGAGGGGAACTGCTCCTGACCAGCCTGTATGTATACAGAGATTGCAGTGCGGAGGAATTTTATCAGTATCTGATCGCTTTTGAGGAGAAGCATATCAGTGGAATCCTTTTGAAAGAACGGGAACAGATCAGCGAAAAAGAGAAGAAAATCAAATTACTGAAAACGTATTGCGAAAGTAAAAAGATTCCATTGATTGAAATGCCAAAAAAAATCAGCTTTTGGGTAATGATCAGTTTTGTCATGAACCGGATTTTTACAAAAGATGTTGCACGGCTTAGGTATTTTAAACTGACGCAGGATAATTTCAATACACTTTCTTTTGGAAGAGATATCACATCCAGTAAGACGCAGGATATTTTGGAACTTCTCAGTGACATGGTGGATAATCCAGTTACACTTTATTACAGTAATCTCAACTGCTATGTGACCAGTGGAGGGGATCATTCGCGTCTGGAATTACGGGAAGATCTTGAAGAGTATATTCCATCTGTCATTACGAAATTTTCTTATATGCGGCAACGGAAAAAGGGGACAGGAGAAATCCAGTACGTAATCAAGATCAGTGTTATGGAAGAGGTGGAAGCTTATCTGGTGGTGACAGAGAAAAATAGAAAGTTGTCAGCAATGGATTGCATGGCGATCGAGAATGCGATTATTACACTGCAGTATGGTTTTGTTACAGAATTTGTGCAAAATGAGATTGAAAAGAAATATCACAGAGATATTGTGCATAATGTACTGAGCGGGATGCTTGGAAAAGAAGAAATGGAAGAAGCAGCAAATCTGCTGGAGATCCATTCTGAGGAATATTACCGGGTTGTGACATTTTATACTTTCCAAAAAGAACGGGGAGATATGTATACAAGTGAACAGTTGCGGGAAACCGGAATTATTGAAGGGGAGATCATGACACTTTGCCCGGGACAGCATGTATACCGGAATATAGATCAGATCGTGATGATTCAAAGAGTGGATGAAAAGCAGAAGCGCGAGGTATATCTGAATAAAATGGAAGAGATGTGTGCGGCATTGCAGAATGCGATCCGTTACCGCCATAAGACAGAGAAGATCCAGGTCGGAATCGGAAAGATGGTCAAAGGGATCTATAATCTGAAAGATTCTTATTATGAGGCAAAAAGAGCGATCTCCTATCGGGATATTGCGAAAGTTATTTCTGGAAATGAAAATCAGACAGTTACACTGTACTCAGATCTTGGATTTTTTAAACTCCTTGGAGATATTGATGATCTGAACACACTAATGGATTATATCCCTGAATCCTTGCAACGGTTATACAGTTACAATAAACCGCAGCGGAAAGATCTGATTCTGACGCTGCAAACTTACCTTGATAATAATCAAAGTCTGAATAAGACTGCACAGGCATTATTTATTCATTATAAAACTGCAACGTACAGAATTGACAAGATTGGAAAAATGACAGGAATGGATTTTAAGAATCCAAATGAAATGTTGAATGTGAGAATCGGGCTGATTCTTTATAAAATGTTGGAGAAAGCACGTTAA
- a CDS encoding prolipoprotein diacylglyceryl transferase family protein — MPCRDITVCIKTRRSFIQNIRQDISIKRHIKKKWYYTIETYLLTYGMIRFVLENLRYDAVRGSMMGISTSQWISLIMIILSIGSVCRRKIRKLKGE, encoded by the coding sequence ATGCCCTGTCGGGATATTACAGTCTGTATAAAGACCAGACGATCGTTTATTCAAAATATAAGGCAAGATATATCAATAAAAAGACACATTAAAAAGAAGTGGTATTATACAATAGAAACTTATTTGCTGACATATGGTATGATAAGATTTGTACTTGAAAATTTGCGATATGATGCGGTCAGAGGAAGTATGATGGGAATTTCAACATCTCAATGGATCAGTCTTATTATGATCATTTTGTCAATCGGCTCAGTTTGTCGCAGAAAAATAAGAAAACTGAAAGGTGAATAA
- a CDS encoding chloride channel protein — protein sequence MQTEKEKGLSIGSSKKKILIKYYYERIRRDVTNFIKWMLLAILTGLVVGGASSAFAACISAATEYRNSHLWVFLCLPLAGIVIVFMYERLGRQDGGTNQVLSTIKSKDNVPFISAPLIFISTLLTHLTGGSAGREGASIQFGGSIGSWLAKLVHLDETDHHVMIMCGMSAAFAAVFGTPMAAAVFAMEVVSVGVMYYAALLPCVIASIIAAEFATGVGLNPETFPVARIPQLSVESGLKMAVIAAGCGLLSILFCVALKAVSGIYGKYLKNPYLRVCVAGCLVIGITMLLGTGDYMGAGNELIARAVEQGKARPLDFLWKMILTAITMRAGYRGGEIVPAFSVGATFGCVAGGLLGFSPEVAAAASMVALFCGVTNCPIASMLISFELFGFSGAAYYLIAISISYALSGYYSLYKDQTIVYSKYKARYINKKTH from the coding sequence ATGCAGACAGAGAAAGAAAAAGGGTTATCGATCGGATCTTCAAAAAAGAAAATTCTTATAAAATATTATTACGAACGGATCAGGCGGGATGTTACTAATTTTATCAAATGGATGTTACTGGCAATTCTGACCGGACTGGTGGTCGGTGGGGCAAGCAGTGCATTTGCAGCCTGTATCAGTGCGGCAACTGAATACAGAAACAGTCATCTATGGGTATTTCTCTGCCTTCCGCTGGCAGGAATCGTGATCGTATTTATGTATGAAAGGCTGGGAAGACAGGATGGAGGAACGAATCAGGTTTTATCAACGATCAAGTCAAAAGATAATGTTCCCTTTATCTCTGCCCCGCTGATTTTTATTTCTACATTACTGACGCATCTGACCGGAGGTTCTGCAGGAAGGGAAGGTGCATCGATCCAGTTTGGAGGCAGTATCGGAAGCTGGCTGGCAAAGCTGGTGCATCTGGATGAGACAGATCATCATGTGATGATCATGTGTGGAATGAGTGCGGCGTTTGCTGCAGTTTTCGGAACACCGATGGCAGCGGCAGTCTTTGCGATGGAAGTTGTCAGCGTGGGGGTGATGTATTATGCAGCATTACTGCCGTGTGTGATCGCATCGATCATTGCCGCAGAGTTTGCGACAGGAGTTGGTCTGAACCCGGAGACATTTCCGGTTGCAAGGATTCCACAATTAAGTGTTGAGAGCGGCTTGAAGATGGCAGTGATCGCAGCCGGTTGTGGATTGCTGAGCATTTTATTCTGCGTGGCATTAAAGGCAGTATCCGGGATTTATGGAAAATATTTGAAGAACCCGTATCTTCGTGTCTGTGTGGCAGGATGTCTGGTGATCGGGATCACAATGCTTCTTGGAACAGGAGATTATATGGGAGCAGGTAATGAACTGATCGCAAGGGCAGTGGAACAGGGAAAAGCAAGACCGTTAGACTTTTTGTGGAAAATGATCCTGACAGCGATCACGATGCGGGCAGGTTATCGTGGTGGGGAGATCGTTCCGGCATTTTCAGTGGGAGCCACATTCGGTTGTGTGGCAGGTGGACTGCTTGGTTTTTCTCCGGAAGTTGCAGCAGCGGCAAGCATGGTGGCATTATTCTGCGGAGTGACGAACTGTCCGATCGCATCCATGCTGATCTCATTTGAATTATTTGGATTTTCAGGGGCAGCGTATTATCTGATCGCCATTTCGATCAGTTATGCCCTGTCGGGATATTACAGTCTGTATAAAGACCAGACGATCGTTTATTCAAAATATAAGGCAAGATATATCAATAAAAAGACACATTAA
- a CDS encoding bile acid:sodium symporter family protein, which produces MKALQKVSKFLSDYTSIVVIAIAVITFFVPGMMGWVNLQLFTDPVSNKFTCQSIIIGVIMFSMGLTLTTEDFKILAQRPFDICVGAIAQYLIMPFLALGLTKLLNLPDGIALGLILVGCCPGGVSSNIMSYLCGGDVAFSVGMTTVSTILSPVMTPFLVSFLASGTHISIKALPMLVSIVETVILPVALGFLLNYLFGKKKTFGELQKIMPGIAVLGLACVVGGVVSSQGAKFFESGVIIFVAVFLHNGLGYLLGYGAGRLVGMNTAKKRTIAIEVGMQNAGLATNLATTTAQFASTPESAIICAVSCTWHSISGTLLAGMFAFYDKCKKK; this is translated from the coding sequence ATGAAAGCATTACAGAAAGTCAGCAAATTTTTATCAGATTATACTTCAATCGTAGTAATTGCGATTGCAGTCATTACGTTCTTTGTACCGGGAATGATGGGATGGGTTAATCTCCAGTTATTTACAGATCCGGTATCCAATAAGTTTACGTGCCAGTCGATCATCATCGGAGTCATTATGTTCAGTATGGGACTGACATTGACAACTGAGGATTTTAAGATTCTTGCCCAGAGACCTTTTGATATCTGTGTGGGTGCGATCGCCCAGTATCTGATCATGCCATTTCTGGCATTAGGACTGACAAAGCTTTTGAACCTTCCGGACGGAATCGCACTTGGCCTGATTCTGGTCGGATGCTGTCCAGGAGGAGTGTCATCCAATATCATGTCTTATCTGTGCGGAGGGGATGTGGCATTTTCTGTTGGAATGACAACGGTTTCCACGATCCTTTCACCAGTGATGACACCATTTTTGGTTTCATTCCTTGCCAGCGGAACGCATATTTCAATTAAGGCACTTCCAATGCTGGTGTCTATCGTAGAGACAGTCATTCTTCCGGTTGCACTTGGATTTTTGCTGAACTATTTATTCGGAAAGAAAAAGACATTTGGTGAACTGCAGAAAATAATGCCGGGAATCGCCGTACTTGGACTGGCATGCGTGGTTGGTGGAGTTGTATCTTCTCAGGGTGCAAAATTCTTTGAGTCAGGAGTTATCATCTTTGTTGCAGTCTTCCTTCACAACGGACTTGGTTATCTGCTTGGTTACGGGGCAGGCAGACTGGTTGGCATGAATACAGCGAAGAAGAGAACGATTGCGATCGAGGTCGGTATGCAGAATGCAGGACTTGCAACCAATCTTGCCACAACGACAGCTCAGTTTGCATCTACACCGGAGTCAGCGATCATCTGTGCAGTATCCTGTACATGGCATTCAATTTCAGGAACATTACTGGCAGGAATGTTTGCATTTTATGATAAATGCAAAAAGAAATAA
- a CDS encoding STAS-like domain-containing protein: MSFSEEKRKAIQLYMLEKIRMDDTLFLKKTAEVFSISETSVRRYVKMCIDKKLIEVSNKNQCGYRLVTYEKKWSVSNDGTLEEDQIFYAEILPELKEISKNAKDIWAYTFAEIMNNAIEHSEAEKISYAVKRDCLYTEISIVDDGIGVFKNIQKYLLAHGIKNVSTEQAVLELYKGKLTTNLKEHSGEGIFFSSRMLTEFAILSDHAIFSMKSENRESFIRSHLIAYYTRLEKVGTMVVMKLENQPAHTSKDIFDRFAPIERGFVRTEIPMREMCPLGNPVARSQARRILRRLDEFEEIIFDFQGIDFMGQGFADEIFRVFQNRHPSIRLIPVNANESVLGMIHHVTVGKIEQNQQSEE; the protein is encoded by the coding sequence GTGTCATTCAGTGAAGAGAAGAGAAAAGCGATACAATTATATATGTTAGAAAAAATCCGTATGGATGATACACTTTTTCTGAAAAAGACAGCAGAAGTATTTTCTATTTCAGAGACATCTGTACGGCGTTATGTAAAGATGTGCATAGATAAAAAGTTGATTGAAGTATCAAATAAAAATCAGTGTGGTTATCGACTTGTAACTTATGAGAAAAAATGGAGTGTCAGTAATGATGGAACTTTAGAAGAGGATCAAATCTTTTACGCAGAGATTTTACCGGAACTGAAGGAAATTTCGAAAAATGCAAAAGATATATGGGCATATACATTTGCTGAAATCATGAATAATGCTATCGAGCATTCAGAAGCAGAAAAGATCAGTTATGCAGTAAAGAGAGATTGCCTGTATACAGAGATTTCTATTGTAGATGATGGGATTGGAGTTTTTAAGAATATACAGAAGTATCTCTTAGCTCATGGGATAAAAAATGTCAGTACAGAACAGGCAGTTCTTGAATTATATAAAGGAAAGCTTACGACAAATTTAAAAGAACATTCAGGAGAAGGCATCTTTTTTTCATCAAGGATGTTGACAGAGTTTGCAATATTATCAGATCATGCGATTTTTTCCATGAAAAGCGAAAACAGGGAAAGTTTTATCCGGTCGCATCTGATTGCATATTATACGAGGTTAGAGAAAGTGGGGACGATGGTAGTGATGAAATTGGAAAATCAGCCAGCACATACATCAAAGGATATATTTGACCGTTTTGCACCGATCGAAAGAGGGTTTGTGAGAACCGAAATCCCAATGAGAGAGATGTGTCCGCTGGGAAATCCGGTGGCACGTTCACAGGCAAGAAGGATTCTGCGTCGGCTGGATGAGTTTGAGGAGATCATTTTTGATTTTCAGGGAATTGATTTCATGGGGCAGGGGTTTGCAGATGAAATATTCCGGGTATTTCAGAATCGACATCCATCAATCCGGTTAATTCCGGTAAATGCAAATGAATCAGTTCTTGGAATGATCCATCATGTGACAGTTGGAAAAATTGAACAAAATCAGCAGAGCGAAGAGTAA
- a CDS encoding FUSC family protein has translation MTIYQELQLSSVGSKQLIRATEDKKEKRRHILIYNFKVYLVMAFCVAVVSLYSSLTGKDNSVVGVTVLLAVLVLRQADFGIRTTHGLGSILGIFTILMTGPRISNLVSPVPAFFINVICILLLMILGCHNVIMYNHSTFVLGYLLLQGYDVTGKMYVRRVEGLLVGMILCMIIFYKNQKNRPYRRTFLDLFREFDVHSARSRWYIRLALIASSAMLFMSLAGLPRAMWAGIACMSVCLPFPEDGLERAGKRAAFNIVGCLLFAGLYLLLPQSFYPYIGMIGGIGVGYSAGYAWQTAFNTFGALSIASGLFGMPYAVALRIGANVFSAVYTVVCSKGLGLAFTAISAYTGSTETE, from the coding sequence ATGACAATTTATCAGGAACTACAGCTTAGTTCGGTTGGGTCGAAGCAACTGATCCGGGCAACAGAAGATAAGAAGGAAAAAAGAAGACATATTCTGATCTATAATTTTAAGGTATATCTGGTCATGGCTTTTTGCGTGGCAGTGGTATCATTGTACAGTAGTCTGACGGGAAAAGATAACAGTGTAGTAGGAGTTACAGTCCTGTTAGCTGTGCTTGTACTGCGACAGGCAGATTTTGGAATACGGACTACACATGGTCTTGGATCGATCCTGGGAATCTTTACGATCCTGATGACAGGACCGAGGATCAGCAATCTGGTTTCTCCGGTTCCTGCATTTTTTATTAATGTAATCTGCATCTTACTTTTGATGATCCTTGGATGTCATAATGTGATCATGTATAATCATTCTACTTTTGTACTGGGGTATCTTCTGCTCCAGGGATATGACGTAACAGGCAAGATGTATGTCCGCAGAGTGGAAGGGCTGTTGGTCGGAATGATTCTCTGTATGATCATATTTTATAAAAATCAGAAGAACAGACCATATCGCAGGACATTCCTTGATCTGTTCAGGGAGTTTGATGTCCATTCCGCAAGAAGCAGATGGTATATCCGGCTGGCATTGATCGCTTCCAGTGCAATGCTGTTTATGTCGCTGGCAGGCTTGCCCAGGGCAATGTGGGCGGGAATCGCCTGTATGTCGGTATGTCTTCCATTCCCGGAGGACGGGCTGGAGAGAGCCGGAAAAAGAGCTGCATTTAATATAGTAGGATGTCTGTTATTTGCCGGACTGTATCTGCTGCTTCCCCAATCATTTTATCCATATATCGGAATGATCGGAGGAATCGGAGTAGGATATTCTGCGGGGTACGCATGGCAGACTGCATTTAACACATTTGGTGCATTGTCGATCGCTTCAGGACTTTTCGGGATGCCGTATGCGGTGGCACTCAGGATCGGAGCAAATGTATTCAGTGCAGTGTATACAGTGGTATGCAGTAAAGGTTTGGGGCTTGCTTTTACAGCCATATCAGCTTATACTGGTTCCACAGAGACTGAATGA